The genomic window CTCCAGGTAACTCAGGTGCGGGGCTGCCAGATAGGCCAGGCGCGGATCGCCCAGCCGGAGCGCGGCGTCGATCATCGCCAGGCTCGACCCGTTGGCCGCGCACAGCACGCCGGTCACCGGCAGCGGACCGGAGGCGCCCGCCGCGCCGTTCAGCCGCAGTGGCTGCGCCAGCGTGGCCCACGGCTGCGGCACCGCCCGCCGTGCCAACCGGGCAGAACCGGCCGCGCCGACCCCCTGGAGGCTGCCCCAGGCCCGCCATCCCTCCGCCGTCGGCGGCGCCAACTCGGCGGCGGCGCCGGCGTCTTCCGGTGCTGCCGTGATCCCGCGCAACAGCTCGTCGCGCAGCGCCTGTTCCGGCACCAGCGCGGCCGCCGGATCCCCGTCCATCGGCATCTGCGTGTCGACCAGGACGATCCGCGCGACCCGGTCCGGCAGCCGGTCCGCCGCGCCGACCACCGGGTGGACGCCGTAGCAGTGGCCGACGAGCACCACCGCGGGCGCGTGCGTGCCCTCCACCGCCCGCAGCACGTCGGCGATGTGCGTCTCCAGGTCGGCACCCGCTCCTTCGCCGGCCGCCCCGTCCTGCCCGCCGGGGCCGCCCATGCCGCTGAGCGTCAGCGGATACGCCTCGGCGCCGGCCTCGCGCAGCCGCTCAGCCACCTCCTGCCAGATCCATCCGCCGGTGTGCAGGCCCGGCACCAGGATGAACGCGGTATCAGCCACCGTCACTGCCATTTGCGTCAACTCCCACGTCTCGTACGGCGCGTGCGACCCGCACACGCCCCGGGCGGCGCGGCGCCGTCCGGTCCGCAAGTACCGTAGGAACTCCCCCTGAGGGAGGTTCAAGCCATGCCACCCGAGCGCCTGTTCAGCATCGGCGAGCTGGCCGGCCACGCCGGTGTCACCGTCAAGACCGTGCGGTTCTACTCCGACCGCGGCCTGCTGCCCGAGGCCTACCGCAGCGCCGGCGGGCATCGCAGGTACGGTCCCGGGGCACTGGACCGGCTCCGCACGATCCGGTCGCTGCGGGCGCTCGGGCTCGGCCTGCCCGACATCGCCCGCGTCGTGCGGGAGGACGAGCACGCCCACGGGCCCGCGCCGGACGCGATACCGCTCGGCGGCGCGCTGGAGGACGCCGTGGCGGGCCGCCTGCGCGACGTCGGGTCGCGACTGGCCGCGTTGCGCTGGCAGGAGACGGCGCTCCGGCTGCTGCACGGCTGCGGCCCCCAGGAGCGGGCCGAGCGCCTGGCGCTGCTCGGTGCGGTGTGCGCGACCGCGACCCCGCCCAGCACGGCCGCGATGGCGCGGTTCTGGCGGCGCTGGCTGCCGCCGCGGATGCCGGCGCGGACCGTCGCACGCGTCCTCGACCAGGCCGTCCCGCAGCCGCCGGACGACCCGACGCCCGAGCAGGCGCTCGCCTTCGCCCGGCTGCACGCCTTCGTCTCCGGCGACTGTTCCGGCAGCACCGGCAGCGGCCAGCCCGCGGCGCACCGCACGGACGCGGGACACCGGCCGGCCGTGCTGTACGAAGGGCTGGGAGAGGCCTACGAGTTGGCGGCGCCGCACCTGCGCGCCGGACGCGCACCGCACGCGGGCGAGGCGCTGGACTGCTTCGTCGCGGCCTACGCGGCGTCCCAGCGGCTCCTGGACACCGCCGCCTTCCGCCGCGAACTGGGCGCCGTCCTGGCGGCCGACCCCCGTATCGACCACTACTGGGACCTGGTCGCCCGTATCACCGGCCCATCCCGCCCCAGCCCCGGCGCCGCCCACACCTGGCTGACCACCGCACTCGCCTGACACCCGGCGCCGGCCGCGGGCCCCGCCACGGGCGGCATCCACCCGCCGACCGTCGCCAAGTCCCGCCGGCCGGTCACGAGTCGGCGGTGGGCGCCTGCGCCCGCGCGATGACGTCGAGCAAGTCCACCAGAACCGCCCAGGAGTTGGTGAGGCCGACCGCGCCCGCCTCCTCGGCCTGGCGGTGGTTCTGGCCGGAGACCTGGCCGGTGTAGAACACCACGGGTCCGCCGTATCCGGCCGCCCGGTATTCGCTCACCGCACGGAAACCCGCGGTCGCGTCGCCGTCCCGCTTCGTGTCGGAGACGAGCACGTCGGGTGCGGCGTGCCGCAGCAGCCGGTCGACCGCCTCCCCCGTGCTCAGGGCCGCGGTGACCACGGCTCCGACCTGGCGCAGTTCCTGCACCAGATGCACCACGGACTCGGGCTTGTCGTCCACCCACAGGATGTCGAGCGGGAGGGACTCGGGGCGCGATTCGGCGGCCTGCCTGCGCCCGTCCTGTCCTGAGTCCTCCGTCCGCGGATACTGGTACGAGCCGGTGCGGCCGGACTCGACGAGGCCGCCCCCGGGCGGCGCCGGATCGGCGGGAACCGGTTCGGGTTCGCGGCCGCCCCTCGCCGACGACCGCTCCGACAGCCGCTGCCGGGACGGCGGCAGCGTGGTCTGCGGGAGCCGTCCCGCCGCCAGGGGTGACTGCTGGAGCAGCCGCAGGGCCGAGGGCCCGGCCGAGCCCTGCCGGATCAGCTCGCGCAGCCGGTCCGCGTAGGGCAGGCCGTTCAGCTCGGTGATCAGCCGCACGAAGGTGAGGTCGGCGGCCAGTTGGGGGAAGACGGGCGGCAACTGCTGCTCGAGCAGCTGCAGGTAGCTGTCCCAGCGCTCCGCGTCGCCGCGGTCGGGTCGGGGCAGCAGCCATTGGTCGGCGAAGCCGTCGAGGGCGTTCCAGCGCGGGTCGTCAGGGGTCACGGCGCGTCGCCGGAGCATGCCGCGTGCCTCGTAGTACCGGACGAAGTCGCCGATCATGTCGGTGCCGTCCGGCTGGCCCGCGGCGCGGTGGAAGTCGGGGTAGAGGTGCTGGAGCAGCACCGCGCGGACCGTCGCCTCCGGCTCCACGCCGGCCCAGCGCTGGTCGAGCTGGTACATCACCAGCCCGTTGATCAGCCGCTTGATACGGCGCGGGTTGCGGCCGGTGCGCTCGGCCACCAGGCTGGCCAGTCCGGGCGTGACGAACCGCTCGGTGCCGGACAGTTCCGCGTACCGCTGGACCAGCGCGGCGGCGCGCTCCACCCCCGGGGTCGGCACCCGGAAGCTCATCTGGACGATCTTCTCCAGGTAGTCCGCGCTCGGTGACGGGCCGCCCGCCGCGGCCGCCGCGGCCAGCCGTGACTGGTCGCAGCCGAGGACGAAGACGAGCCCCGGCACGTCGAGATAGACCTTGACGGCCTCGCACACCGCGTGCACCGTCTCGTCCGAGCAGCGGTCGAGATCGTCCACGAACACCACGAGCAGACGGCGCCGCCCGGGCCCCTCACCGGCGTGCGACCACTCGGTCGCCATCTCCTTGATGAGCTGGCGGACGTCGTTACGCGTCGCCGCGTCGGTCTCCATCCGGGACCACAGCTCGTCCACGACCTGCCCCGCGTGCAGCAGTCCCAGCGCCACTGCCGTGGTGGTGCGCAGCACCCGCAGCGCAGTCCGGTGCTCCCGCGCGCGGTTGAGGGCGCGGCGCAGCACATTGCGGTCGAACCGCATCAGCACGGACTTGAGCAGGCCTTCGAGCGCGTCGGCGCCGTGCGAGGTCCAGGCGTTGAACCACAGGCACTCCGTGCGCGGGTACTGCGCGAGCACCTCGGCGACCTGGTGCATCAGGCTGGACTTGCCCATGCCCCAGCCGGCGTCGACGGCGACGGTGAACGGAGTGGAGTTCCGCGAGGCGGCGATCAGATCCGCGAGGCGGCCGGCGATGGGGCGGGTGCCGAGCACGTCCTCGTCCTGGTCCTCGCTGAACCCGGAGCCACGCAGCGGCTCGTCGTTGAGGAACGCGTAGCCGGGTGCGGACTGGGGTCCTTCGTACGGTAAGCGTGGCGGAACGGCGGAGTTGCCCACGGTCGGCCATGCTAGCCGCGCCCTGCGGACGACGCAGGCGGACGTCCGCGCCGCGGTGACCGCCGAGCACCGCCGCGGCGTCCGCCCGGGGAAGTGGCCCGGGGGGACGCCGCGGCGGGACAGGACGGGAACAGCGGGATACGGCTAGAACATCAGGTTGTAGGTGTTCCAGCCGCCGCCGACCTTCGTGCGGGCCGCGTAAGGCGCGGCAGCGTTGCCCGTGCCCTTGTACAGCCACAGCCCACCGGACGCGTCACGGCCCACCAGGTCCGCCTTGCCGTCGCCGGTGAGGTCGCCGGGGCCGAGCAGGACGGTGTAGGTGCTCCAGCCGGTGCCGACCTTGGTGCGGGCGGCGTAAGGCGCGGTGGCGTCGCCCGTGCCCTTGTACAGCCACAGCCCACCGGACGCGTCGACCCCGACCAGGTCGGCCTTGCCGTCACCGGTCAGGTCGCCGGTGGCGGTCAGGGTCGTGTAGGTGTTCCAGCCGGCGCCGATCCCGGTGCGCGCGGCGAAGGGGGCCGTGGTGCTGTCGGTGCCCTTGTAGAGCCAGAGCACGCCGGAGGCGTCGCGGCCGAGCAGGTCGGCCTTGCCGTCCCCGGTCAGGTCGCCGGCGCCGGTGATGGTGTCGTAGGTGTTCCAGCCGCCGCCGACCTTGGTGCGCGGTTGGAGGAAGTCGTACCCGTTGGTGCCGCTGCCGCGGTAGTACCAGAGGTTGCCGCTGCCGTCCCGGGCGACCACGTCACCCGTGCCGTGCAGGGTGACCGCGGAGAGCGCGGTCGCGGCGGTGTACTGCTGCCAGCCGTCCTCGAAGTAGTCGCGCGATCTGAACGGCGTGCTCGCGTTCCCCGTCCCGTCGTAGAACATCAGCGTTCCGTCGGCGGTGCGGCCGAACAGGCGGTAGCGCTCGCTCACCGGGGTCGGGCTGAGGACCTTGAACGTGCTGGTCGCCTCCGGATTCTGGCTGCCGTAGTCGACCACGTTGAGGACGGCGTCCGCGACGAGCTTCCAGGCCTCGACCTCGGGACCGGCGGTGAGCGTGTAGGTGATGGTGTAGTCGCCCGCGGGCAGCTGGCAGCGGGCGGCGTCATGGCCGCCGGTCAGCGAGTCGGTGGTGTGGTCGCAGGCGTCGGCGGGTCCTCCGCCGACCGCGGTCACCTTGACGTCCACCTCCTCCTCGTCGTTCCACCGCTCGTCCGAGGTGGGGCTGAAGTTCACGGCCAGATACGCGGGGTCGGCCGCGTGCACGTGCACCGTCTGCACGGTCGACGCGCTCAGCGGCACATCCGGGGTGGTGAGCTCGACAGTGCTCTTGGCCACCTGCTCCGGGGTCAGGACGGTGATCACGCCGGCGGTCTGCACGTCAGGCGTCGACGTGGTGCCGGCCAGCTCCGCGGCCTTGACCGCGGTGGCCAGGCTGGTGCCGCGCGGCGCGTAGGCGGCGCCGACGTAGGCGGTGGTGTGGTTGGCGGCGTCGTCGGCCGCCACCACGGTCGGCGACGCCAGCGGGTAGTCCTCGCTGACCGGGCAGGTGTAGACCCCGGGCGCTCCGGCATAGGCGGTGCAGCCGGTGTCGGACAGCGACGCGGTCAGTCCGGCCGGCAGGCCGCCGCCGGCCCAGCCGGCGTCGGTCAGCGGGGTCTTGCTCAAGGCGTAGACGGCCGTGCCGTCAGCGGTCCCGTACGCGCCGGAGTTCACCTCCGAGCTGTTGCCGGGGCCGAGCGAGATGTCGCGTACGAGCGGGACGAAGTCCGAGTCGGCGGCGGCGCCCCCGGCGGCGGCCAGCGTTCCGGCGGCCAGGGCCGCGGTGAGCGCGCAGACAGCCGTGAGCCTCACGGTGTGCAGGCGTTTTGACAAAGTGGTGGTCCCCCCACGGTGATGTGCGGCATCCGCTGCCGCAGCGGCGTCTGGATCCCCCCGGCGCCGCCAACAACGTACTGGAACAGCCGTTCGTGCGCCCCCGGCATCTGTCCTTCCGGTTGTGAGCGAGCTGGGAGCGGCGGCCGGAGGCGGACCCCCGATGAGCGGTGCGGCCGGATGCGGGTGGCGTCCATTCCCGGGAGGGAATTGCCGGGCCGCCCGGCGCACCGCAGGATCTGGCCCGGAGCAGGCGGTTCTTTCGGCAAGGAGATGCGGACATGATCGAGATCGATCCCCAGGAACTGGCCGGCCGCTACGTCGGCCAGTGGAATCTGCGGGGCGCCACCGAACGCCGCGCGGCCGTCGAGCGGCTCTGGGCCGAGGACGCCACCCATGTCGTCCAACCGCCCGCGGAGATCCGGGAGATCGCCGGGCGGATCGGGTTCGACCACCAGGTCCTGGAGTCGCGGGGGCACGAGGCCATCGAGACCCGGGTGGCGCGGACCTACGAACGCTTCGTCGGCAAGGAGGGATTCACCTTCCGGCCGGCCGCCGACGCGGTACGCCTGCGTGACGTGGTCACGTTCCACTGGGAGATGGTGTCCGCGGAGACCGGCGACGTGGCGGGCGGCGGTCTGGAGATCCTGCTGCTCGGCGCCGACGGCCGGATCAAGGCCGACTACATGTTCCCCGGCGCCTGACCGCCGGGGCGCACGTGCCGCGATCCCGCCGCCGCCCGCGCGCGGTTCGACCGGCGACGACGTCCGAAGCGCCCGCGGCCGGTCGCCCGACCGGCGGGCGTCCGGCCGCCTCAGCTCCTGAGGGTCGCGGGGACGTCGCCCGGGCGGTCGACCACCCCGCGCTGCATGACGGCGTCCACGCCGTACAACGTCTCGCCTGCGCTGCCGTCGCCTTCGTGCCCGGTCATGTAGTGCCGCGAGCCGAGGTAGGCGAGGGTGGTCCTGTCGAAGATCCACTCGTCGCGGGTCATCGATCCGGGGTCCTTGCGCGTGATGCCGAAGCCGTGCCGGCCCGCCGCGTCGACGGCGTCGGGCACCACGCGGACTCCGGGGATCTTCTCGACGACCTTGTACAGCGCGGAGGCGGTGGCGGGCGGCATGATCGTCGTGCTCAGCATCTGACCGACGTTCGCGAAGACCGTCTCGTCCTGCGTCTCGCTGCCCCACGGCTCGGTCTCCCGGTAGAGCAGCGCGCGCAGGGCCTCCGGGTCCGTCGGCAGCGTGGCCAGCCACTTGTAGGTGGGGTGGTCAAGACCGGCGGACACGGGGGAGGTGGACACGATGGGACCGAGGCCCGGCATGATCGCGTCCTTGCCCGATTCCCGCATCCAGCCCTCCCTGGTCATGGGGCCGGGGCGCTGGACGGTCCAGTACTCCTGCTCGTGCAGCGCGCCGAGCCGGACCGTGCCGCCGAAGGAGCCGTTGTTCTCCCGGGTCAGGTTCTCGACGTAGACCAGCTGGTCGTCCCGCACCGGCGGCACGTCCCGCGCCAGTGCGGCGTCGGCGATCCGGCCGAGGGTGACGGAGGCGCCGTTGTCCTTCGCGGGCGGGGCCGCGGCGAACCGCTTCGGGGCGGGGCCGCCGCCCGACGCGATGGCGACCAGCACGCCGACCAGCGCGGCCGCCGCGGGCAGGACCATCACCGGACGGAGCTGCCTGCGCCACACCGGCGCCGCCGACGTCCGAGCGCCGGAGCTGCGGTCCTGGTCGATCTCCCGCAGCAGGACATCCTTGACACGGCGATGGCTGCCCGGCGGGAGGTCCCAGCCGGGCGGGTCCGCCAGCAGGCGTTCCGCCGCACTGCGGGCAGAGCCGGGGCCGTGCAGCTGGTCAGGGTTCATCGGGTTTCCTCCCGCAGAAAGAGCGCCGCGAACGCGGCCTCGCCCTTTGTCTCTCCGCGGGCGCCGTCCGGTTCCACCCTCGGGTCACGCGCTGTCTCGGCGCTCAGCGCGGCCAGCCGTCGCCGGGCGCGCGAGAGCCGCGAGCGGACCGTGCCGACCGGGATGTCCAGGGCTTCCGCCGCCTGCCGGTAGTCCAGCCCGGCTGCCACGCACAGGGCGATCACCTCCCTGTCCTGGCGGCTCAGCTTCCGCAAGGTGTCGTGCACGGCCGCCAGCCGGCGGGCGTCGTCGATCCGGCCCGCCGTCTCGTCCGCGAAGTCCTCGGTGGGGCGGGGCTCAGGACTGCGGGCCAGGAAGGCAAGTTTGCGCCACCGGCCGCGGTTGGCGTTGTGGGCCTTGTGCGTGGCGATACCGAGCAGCCAGGGAGCCAGCGAGCCGCCCTCCGGCTCCACGTTCTCCCGCGTGCGCCAGGCCGCGAGGAAGGTCTCGGACAGCACGTCCTCGGCCTCCGACCAGCTGCCGGTCAGCCGCAGGGCGTGGTGGTACACCGCCCGCGCGTGGTGCTCGTACAGGTCGGCGAACGCGGAACGGTCTCCCGCACGGATGCGCCCACGCGCCGACTCTGCTGGCTCTGATTGCGTCACACTTGTGTACTCTCCGCCGCCCTCGCCGGGTTCCCGTGTCCCCGGTCACACAACTGCCGCGCAAGCACGAGCGGACCCGCGCGAACGGGATGAGCCTTATCGGGCGCATACTGAGCCATGACAAAGCCTGCTGCCCCGAAGCGTCGTCTGCCCACCAGTCCCTTCAGCGCCCCGGTCGCGCCCGCTCCCAAGCACTTCGCCGTGAGCGATCAGGTCACACATGACGTGTACGGCCTCGGCCGGGTGATCAGCGTGGAGGAGGGAGTCGCGGTGGTCGTCCAGTTCGGTTCGGCGCAGACGCGGATCCTCAGCCCGTACGCCAAGATGACCAGACTGTAGGGACCCGCCACACCCCGGAGAGCCGGCCGCCGGCCGGCCCGCCCGGGGTGCGCGCGTCGGCGGCGGCCACCACCACGGGGGTGGCCCCCGCCGCGCCGCCGCGGCACGCCCCTGGCGGGGTCAGCTCTCCACCGGGAAGCCCGGGTACAGCGCCGTCGCGCCTCCGGAGAGCCCTGCCAGGGCGTTGCGGCTCTTGGCGTCGCCGATCACTTCCAGGGCCCGCGCCTGGACTCCGTCCAGCGCCAGGCGTGCCACCTCGGCGGGGTCGACCTTGTCCGACGGGTCCACGTAGTCGGCCATGTCGGTGTCCATGTAGCCGACGTGGAGTCCGGTCACGTCGATTCCCGAACCGGCCAGCTCCTGGCGGACCACGTTCGTCATGGCCCACTCCGCGGCCTTGGCGGAGCTGTAGGCGCCGTACGCCGGGTAGTGCACCCACGACAGCACGGACAGGACGTTCAGGATCGCGCCGCCGCCGTTGGCGGTGATGACCGGGGCGAAGGCCCTGGTGACAGCGAGCGAACCGAAGAAGTGCGTCTCCATCTCGCGCCTGATGTCGGCCAGGTCCTCGGTGAGCAGCTGCGAGTGGGTGCTGATGCCGGCGTTGTTGATCAGCAGCGTGGCGTCCGGCGCCGCCTTCGCCGCGGCCTCCACGGAGTGGGGGTCGGTGATGTCCAGCTGCACCGGTACGACTCCCGGCAGGTCGACCGACTCGGGGTCGCGGGCGCCGGGACGCCGCCGGTGCGCTGTGGTACTACACGACCTCGGTCTCGGACACCCACCTCAATCCGGCCGATCCGTTCGCCGCCCGCGTCCGGGTCGGCGGCGGCTGGAACACCTACAACGCGCTGATCTGACCCGGCGGTCCGGTGGCGCCGGCCGCGGCGGCCCGCGCCACCCTGCCACCGCCCCGGCGCCCGCGGGTCACCGGTCGAGCAGCACGATGTCGAGGTCCTTCAGCCGGCCGGGCTCGCCCACCAGGGCGATGGCCGTGATCCGCCCGTCGACGACGGTGAAGCTGAACGCCACGATCGTGCGCTTCTTCGACTGCCACACGACGCCCACCGTGTCGTCGATCAGCGCGACCCGGGCGGCCGCGGCGCCGCCGTTGAAGATCTTCGCCACGCCGTCGGCGCCCCGGGTGAGCGGTGCGGCGCCGATCCGGACGGCGGTGTCGTCGGCGCTCATGGCGACGTCGGGGGCGAGCAGGGCCACCAGGGGCTCGAACTCGCCGCTGCGGGCGGCGGCGAGGAAGGCGCTCACAATGGTGTGCTGCCGGCGCAGGTCGGGCAGCGGGGAGGTGCCGTGGACGCGGCGGCGGGCACGGCTGGCCAGCTGGCGGGTGGCCGCCGGGCTGCGTCCGATGATCGCGGCGATGTCGGCGAACGGCACGGCGAAGGTGTCGTGCAGCACGAAGGCGAGCCGCTCGTCGGGGTCGAGCGCGTCGAGGACCACCAGGAGTGCGGGGCCGAGGGAGTCGGCCAGCAGGGCGGCCTGCTCCGGGTCGTAGTCCGCCTCCGACCGGGAGGCCGCGGGCGGGGCGGCGTGCTCGCCGAGCAGGTCCTCCCGCCGGCCGCGGGCGCGCAGCATGTCGAGGCAGACCCGGCCGACGACGGTGGTGAGCCAGCCGTCGAGGTTCTCGACGCTCTCCGCGTCACTGCGGTGCAGCCTGATCCAGGTCTCCTGCACCGCGTCCTCGGCCTCGTCGGCGGAGCCGAGCATGCGGTGGGCCACGCCGAGCAGCCGCGGGCGCTTCTCCTCGAACGCGCGGGCCCGCACTTCGATGTCCTGGGTGGCCACTGTCATCCCCTCCGGTCGTCGGTCCCGGCCGGTGCGGGACCGTCGCTCGTCACACCTTCGTGCGCCCGATCGTCATCACTGTGACGAGCGAGACCGACCGCTTGTGACGGCGTACGGCATTATCCTGCCCGCTTCCCCCGCGGCAGTGCCCCGTGCGCAACTCCCGTCACACCCGCCCCTCGCCGATCGTCATGACAGTGGAGAGCGCCGACCAGCGGCGCCCCACGCCCCGAGCGAAGGAAGACCATGGAACCGCGTATCAAGAACCCAGCAGAGACACTCGACGCCACCCAGCCCATCGGGCAGCTGTACGGGGCCGTCTACTCCGGCGGAGTCCCCAAGGCGACGCTCGACCTGGTCCATCTGCGCGCGAGCCAGATCAACGCCTGCGGTCCGTGCGTGGATTCGGGCGCGCGGGGAGCCCGCAAGAGCGGCGAGAGCGAGGAGCGGCTGTTCGCCGTCGCGGCCTGGCGCGAGACGTCGTACTTCACCGACGCCGAACGCGCCGCGCTGGCGCTGGCCGAGGCCGCCACCCGGCTGGCCGACCGCAGCGACCCGGTGCCGGACGCCGTCTGGGACGAGGCCGCGGCGCACTACGACGAGAAGGGCCTGGCCTCGCTGGTCCTGATGATCGGGCTGACCAACTTCTTCAACCGCCTGAACGTGACCACCAAGCAGATAGCCGGCGCGTGGGGCTGACGGACGCCGCCCGCCGCCCGGCCGATCCCCCGGGCGGTACGCGTCTGGCGTTCTCCTCCTGCGCGCTCGCCGTCCGCGACCTCGACGAGACGCTCGGCTTCTACCGCGACGTGCTCGGCTTCGAGGTCCGCGACGACGTCGAGG from Streptomyces sp. NBC_01198 includes these protein-coding regions:
- a CDS encoding MerR family transcriptional regulator gives rise to the protein MPPERLFSIGELAGHAGVTVKTVRFYSDRGLLPEAYRSAGGHRRYGPGALDRLRTIRSLRALGLGLPDIARVVREDEHAHGPAPDAIPLGGALEDAVAGRLRDVGSRLAALRWQETALRLLHGCGPQERAERLALLGAVCATATPPSTAAMARFWRRWLPPRMPARTVARVLDQAVPQPPDDPTPEQALAFARLHAFVSGDCSGSTGSGQPAAHRTDAGHRPAVLYEGLGEAYELAAPHLRAGRAPHAGEALDCFVAAYAASQRLLDTAAFRRELGAVLAADPRIDHYWDLVARITGPSRPSPGAAHTWLTTALA
- a CDS encoding P-loop NTPase fold protein, encoding MGNSAVPPRLPYEGPQSAPGYAFLNDEPLRGSGFSEDQDEDVLGTRPIAGRLADLIAASRNSTPFTVAVDAGWGMGKSSLMHQVAEVLAQYPRTECLWFNAWTSHGADALEGLLKSVLMRFDRNVLRRALNRAREHRTALRVLRTTTAVALGLLHAGQVVDELWSRMETDAATRNDVRQLIKEMATEWSHAGEGPGRRRLLVVFVDDLDRCSDETVHAVCEAVKVYLDVPGLVFVLGCDQSRLAAAAAAGGPSPSADYLEKIVQMSFRVPTPGVERAAALVQRYAELSGTERFVTPGLASLVAERTGRNPRRIKRLINGLVMYQLDQRWAGVEPEATVRAVLLQHLYPDFHRAAGQPDGTDMIGDFVRYYEARGMLRRRAVTPDDPRWNALDGFADQWLLPRPDRGDAERWDSYLQLLEQQLPPVFPQLAADLTFVRLITELNGLPYADRLRELIRQGSAGPSALRLLQQSPLAAGRLPQTTLPPSRQRLSERSSARGGREPEPVPADPAPPGGGLVESGRTGSYQYPRTEDSGQDGRRQAAESRPESLPLDILWVDDKPESVVHLVQELRQVGAVVTAALSTGEAVDRLLRHAAPDVLVSDTKRDGDATAGFRAVSEYRAAGYGGPVVFYTGQVSGQNHRQAEEAGAVGLTNSWAVLVDLLDVIARAQAPTADS
- a CDS encoding FG-GAP repeat domain-containing protein → MRLTAVCALTAALAAGTLAAAGGAAADSDFVPLVRDISLGPGNSSEVNSGAYGTADGTAVYALSKTPLTDAGWAGGGLPAGLTASLSDTGCTAYAGAPGVYTCPVSEDYPLASPTVVAADDAANHTTAYVGAAYAPRGTSLATAVKAAELAGTTSTPDVQTAGVITVLTPEQVAKSTVELTTPDVPLSASTVQTVHVHAADPAYLAVNFSPTSDERWNDEEEVDVKVTAVGGGPADACDHTTDSLTGGHDAARCQLPAGDYTITYTLTAGPEVEAWKLVADAVLNVVDYGSQNPEATSTFKVLSPTPVSERYRLFGRTADGTLMFYDGTGNASTPFRSRDYFEDGWQQYTAATALSAVTLHGTGDVVARDGSGNLWYYRGSGTNGYDFLQPRTKVGGGWNTYDTITGAGDLTGDGKADLLGRDASGVLWLYKGTDSTTAPFAARTGIGAGWNTYTTLTATGDLTGDGKADLVGVDASGGLWLYKGTGDATAPYAARTKVGTGWSTYTVLLGPGDLTGDGKADLVGRDASGGLWLYKGTGNAAAPYAARTKVGGGWNTYNLMF
- a CDS encoding CU044_5270 family protein, yielding MNPDQLHGPGSARSAAERLLADPPGWDLPPGSHRRVKDVLLREIDQDRSSGARTSAAPVWRRQLRPVMVLPAAAALVGVLVAIASGGGPAPKRFAAAPPAKDNGASVTLGRIADAALARDVPPVRDDQLVYVENLTRENNGSFGGTVRLGALHEQEYWTVQRPGPMTREGWMRESGKDAIMPGLGPIVSTSPVSAGLDHPTYKWLATLPTDPEALRALLYRETEPWGSETQDETVFANVGQMLSTTIMPPATASALYKVVEKIPGVRVVPDAVDAAGRHGFGITRKDPGSMTRDEWIFDRTTLAYLGSRHYMTGHEGDGSAGETLYGVDAVMQRGVVDRPGDVPATLRS
- a CDS encoding RNA polymerase sigma factor; the protein is MTQSEPAESARGRIRAGDRSAFADLYEHHARAVYHHALRLTGSWSEAEDVLSETFLAAWRTRENVEPEGGSLAPWLLGIATHKAHNANRGRWRKLAFLARSPEPRPTEDFADETAGRIDDARRLAAVHDTLRKLSRQDREVIALCVAAGLDYRQAAEALDIPVGTVRSRLSRARRRLAALSAETARDPRVEPDGARGETKGEAAFAALFLREETR
- a CDS encoding sigma-70 family RNA polymerase sigma factor, encoding MTVATQDIEVRARAFEEKRPRLLGVAHRMLGSADEAEDAVQETWIRLHRSDAESVENLDGWLTTVVGRVCLDMLRARGRREDLLGEHAAPPAASRSEADYDPEQAALLADSLGPALLVVLDALDPDERLAFVLHDTFAVPFADIAAIIGRSPAATRQLASRARRRVHGTSPLPDLRRQHTIVSAFLAAARSGEFEPLVALLAPDVAMSADDTAVRIGAAPLTRGADGVAKIFNGGAAAARVALIDDTVGVVWQSKKRTIVAFSFTVVDGRITAIALVGEPGRLKDLDIVLLDR
- a CDS encoding carboxymuconolactone decarboxylase family protein — its product is MEPRIKNPAETLDATQPIGQLYGAVYSGGVPKATLDLVHLRASQINACGPCVDSGARGARKSGESEERLFAVAAWRETSYFTDAERAALALAEAATRLADRSDPVPDAVWDEAAAHYDEKGLASLVLMIGLTNFFNRLNVTTKQIAGAWG